A stretch of the Streptococcus himalayensis genome encodes the following:
- the hflX gene encoding GTPase HflX: MIETKQQEERVLLVGVELQDSHHFEMSMEELASLAKTAGAVVKGSYTQKREKYDSKTFIGSGKLEEIKRMVDADEIATVIVNNRLTPRQNVNLEEILGVKVIDRMQLILDIFAMRARSHEGKLQVHLAQLKYLLPRLVGQGILLSRQAGGIGSRGPGESQLELNRRSIRNQIADIERQLKVVEKNRATVREKRLESSVFKIGLIGYTNAGKSTVMNALTTKSQYEADELFATLDATTKVIHLAGHLDVTLTDTVGFIQDLPTELVSSFKSTLEESKNVDLLIHVIDASDPHHEEHEETVFSIMKELDMLDIPRLTLYNKQDKAENFTPTQTPYHLISAKEDNSRAVLQDLIVEKIKELFQPFRIQVGFEKAYKIHELEKIALLEKREYKDDKEEISGYIAEKNKWKLEEFYD; this comes from the coding sequence ATGATAGAAACGAAACAGCAAGAAGAACGGGTGCTTCTGGTCGGTGTAGAGCTCCAAGACAGCCACCATTTTGAGATGTCCATGGAAGAGCTGGCCAGCCTTGCAAAGACCGCAGGGGCAGTGGTCAAAGGGAGTTACACCCAGAAACGAGAGAAATATGACAGTAAAACCTTCATTGGTTCGGGAAAATTAGAAGAAATCAAACGTATGGTTGATGCGGATGAAATTGCAACGGTGATTGTCAACAATCGCTTAACCCCACGCCAAAATGTCAATTTAGAAGAGATTTTAGGGGTGAAGGTTATCGATCGTATGCAGTTGATTTTAGATATCTTTGCCATGCGAGCCAGAAGTCATGAGGGGAAATTGCAGGTGCATTTGGCTCAGCTGAAATATCTCCTACCAAGGCTTGTAGGGCAAGGGATTTTACTGAGTCGTCAGGCTGGGGGAATTGGCTCCAGAGGGCCTGGTGAAAGTCAGCTAGAGTTAAACCGCCGTAGCATTCGCAACCAAATTGCTGATATCGAGCGTCAATTAAAGGTCGTGGAGAAAAATCGAGCAACGGTTCGTGAAAAGAGATTGGAATCCAGTGTTTTCAAAATTGGTCTTATCGGCTACACCAATGCTGGGAAATCAACGGTGATGAATGCCCTGACTACGAAAAGCCAATATGAGGCAGATGAGCTTTTTGCAACCTTGGACGCCACGACTAAGGTAATTCATCTGGCAGGTCACTTGGATGTGACTTTGACAGATACAGTGGGATTTATCCAAGATTTGCCGACGGAACTTGTCAGTAGTTTTAAATCCACGCTGGAAGAAAGTAAGAATGTGGACTTGTTAATCCATGTGATTGACGCAAGTGACCCTCATCACGAAGAGCATGAGGAGACCGTCTTTTCCATCATGAAAGAGTTGGATATGCTGGATATTCCGCGTCTGACTCTCTACAATAAGCAGGATAAGGCAGAGAATTTCACCCCTACGCAGACGCCTTATCACCTCATTTCTGCTAAGGAGGACAATAGCAGAGCTGTCTTGCAGGACTTGATTGTCGAGAAGATAAAAGAACTCTTTCAGCCGTTTCGGATTCAAGTGGGATTTGAAAAAGCCTATAAAATTCATGAATTAGAAAAGATAGCCTTGCTTGAAAAACGTGAATATAAAGACGATAAAGAAGAGATTTCTGGCTATATCGCAGAAAAAAACAAATGGAAATTAGAGGAGTTTTATGACTGA
- a CDS encoding C39 family peptidase, protein MKKSMYSIFPLLLCSILISGCGERSNSSVSQSAKQQASVSTVHVETEAKSSAKVQSTSSSSETSGVQDKARISNSDTIASSAKAPSLVDLRELADLKAGLEDPKVLAGLNAGVDLSTPTTSEASNPASGQKHVLTVKGQIQQVWNYCAPTTVSMMLASRGIEANQFQLAKEMGTYDPFGTHNKDAIRILNKYLFGYEYPSAQQPGYRLETVRNASSQSEDMKKFKQRLIQNIKDGYPMYYTFDVSKVNPGKSGEHNVIGIGYLETPDGKDIELLYYLDPSPIVQDPVYGGLKTITPEELLAAMLTCEEPNYAW, encoded by the coding sequence ATGAAAAAATCAATGTACTCTATTTTTCCTTTATTACTTTGTTCGATTCTGATTTCAGGGTGTGGGGAGCGGTCTAATTCTTCTGTCAGTCAAAGTGCGAAACAACAAGCTTCCGTCTCTACTGTGCATGTAGAGACGGAAGCAAAGTCTTCTGCAAAAGTTCAGTCAACTTCATCCTCATCCGAAACTTCTGGTGTTCAAGATAAGGCTCGAATTTCTAATAGTGATACAATTGCTAGTTCCGCAAAAGCTCCTTCCCTAGTTGATCTTCGAGAATTGGCTGATCTGAAGGCTGGCTTAGAGGATCCGAAAGTATTAGCTGGTTTAAATGCAGGAGTTGATTTATCAACCCCAACTACAAGTGAAGCCAGCAATCCAGCATCTGGTCAAAAGCATGTGCTGACTGTAAAAGGGCAAATTCAACAGGTATGGAATTATTGTGCCCCAACAACTGTTAGCATGATGTTAGCTTCCCGCGGGATAGAAGCCAATCAGTTCCAATTAGCAAAAGAAATGGGGACGTATGATCCTTTTGGCACGCATAATAAGGATGCCATCCGTATTTTAAATAAATATTTATTTGGTTATGAATATCCGAGTGCCCAGCAACCAGGTTATCGCCTAGAAACTGTTCGGAATGCCAGCAGCCAATCAGAAGATATGAAAAAATTTAAGCAGCGGCTTATTCAGAATATCAAAGATGGCTACCCTATGTATTATACATTTGATGTTTCTAAAGTAAATCCTGGAAAATCAGGAGAGCACAATGTGATTGGGATTGGCTATCTAGAAACACCCGATGGTAAAGATATTGAATTGCTATACTATTTGGACCCATCTCCGATTGTCCAAGATCCAGTCTATGGCGGTCTGAAAACCATTACGCCGGAGGAATTATTGGCAGCGATGTTGACCTGCGAAGAACCCAATTATGCTTGGTAA
- a CDS encoding ATP-binding cassette domain-containing protein, whose product MKGIDVRDITIDIFENLSFSMPSTGLYGVIGQNGAGKSTLFSMMSGEIKIPKKNMRIGKVSYIPSLNIFDKYLTANDYVKVLSLNEQKRFHKNLKQMGGATFFGKKIGKYSLGMGELFCFIYALSIESDVLILDELLDGLDEQRRFAAYELLKHYKKEKLILLTSHNLSEVFKVSDDVYFLEEGKLVIVDGLETAQNKILST is encoded by the coding sequence ATGAAAGGAATAGATGTCAGAGATATCACAATAGATATTTTCGAGAATTTAAGTTTTAGTATGCCGAGTACAGGATTATATGGGGTGATTGGACAGAATGGTGCTGGAAAGAGTACCCTTTTTAGTATGATGTCTGGTGAAATTAAGATTCCAAAAAAGAATATGAGAATTGGGAAAGTGTCCTATATTCCTAGTTTAAATATTTTTGATAAATATTTGACAGCCAATGACTATGTAAAGGTATTATCGTTAAATGAACAGAAGCGATTTCATAAAAATCTTAAGCAAATGGGTGGAGCAACTTTCTTTGGCAAAAAAATAGGAAAATATTCTTTAGGAATGGGAGAATTATTTTGTTTTATCTATGCTCTATCCATAGAAAGCGATGTGCTGATTTTAGACGAATTGCTAGATGGTTTGGATGAACAGAGGAGATTTGCAGCCTACGAATTATTGAAACATTATAAGAAAGAAAAATTGATTTTATTGACCTCTCATAATTTATCAGAAGTATTTAAAGTAAGTGATGATGTTTACTTTTTGGAGGAAGGGAAATTGGTCATCGTAGATGGGCTAGAAACTGCCCAGAATAAAATATTATCTACATAA
- a CDS encoding ATP-binding cassette domain-containing protein — protein MLKIQNGCKRYKGQEVLKDINLEFLDGHIYGLVGINGSGKTLILKALAGYITLDRGFVQQDHIKIRSRRNYIENAGILIENPQFISHLSLLENLELIASISQNRKKIDLDRWIQLYQLEKFKHTLFKHLSLGTKKKMALIQAFLHNPAILLLDEPMNALDDASVRVTKELLMEYKQDRLVILTSHIAQDIEDLCDTVYTVSDGQIVC, from the coding sequence ATGTTAAAAATTCAAAACGGTTGTAAGCGTTATAAAGGACAAGAAGTTTTAAAAGATATTAATTTAGAATTTCTTGATGGGCATATTTATGGTCTAGTTGGGATCAATGGCTCGGGGAAAACCCTTATTTTAAAAGCCTTGGCAGGCTACATCACATTAGATCGAGGTTTTGTTCAGCAAGATCATATCAAGATTCGAAGTCGTCGCAATTACATAGAAAATGCGGGTATTTTGATTGAAAATCCCCAATTTATCTCCCATCTAAGTTTGTTGGAAAACTTAGAATTGATTGCCTCCATCAGCCAGAATCGAAAAAAGATTGATCTGGATAGGTGGATTCAGCTTTATCAATTAGAAAAATTTAAACATACCCTTTTTAAACATCTTTCCTTGGGAACGAAGAAAAAGATGGCTTTAATTCAAGCCTTCCTCCACAATCCTGCTATTTTACTTTTGGATGAACCTATGAATGCCTTGGATGATGCAAGCGTGCGTGTCACAAAAGAGCTGCTTATGGAGTACAAACAGGACAGGTTAGTGATTTTAACCTCTCACATCGCCCAAGACATTGAAGACCTTTGTGATACGGTCTATACGGTTTCTGATGGGCAAATTGTCTGTTGA
- a CDS encoding ABC transporter permease: MKFFCFEFKRFINNPKNKICLVLLLLLFIGLFILNQTTFQKGFSALSIETNQLNLQQSNQSVDNLKKAVELNPNDNQLIQELERAQEEQKIFLEQSETLKNEDYAAFTNLQYQLDSSRLEQISEKDSEEYKKLKINLKYYESVKGVAGSPSPYINSTDESAFTIGSSMMAWLSSTVIFVLLTVLVSDSISAEIESSQIRFYHLMGAKNPKNLLLKLCVPIVVTFSLTIMIFFCLYIIKGMMNSFGTLEYPYLTIDGDILPIWKVTLYTIVLYLVSLLFIASLGQFLGLVFKKSLVVIGLIVVCLTSFMTLSQEEWFRPFKKFFPFEYLGYGQVVNDKQILPQHAVLIGVCYLLIFSFLFIVISNHLYKNYYYRKG; this comes from the coding sequence ATGAAATTTTTTTGTTTTGAATTCAAACGATTTATAAATAATCCCAAGAATAAAATTTGCCTAGTTCTTCTTTTGTTACTTTTCATAGGATTATTTATTTTAAATCAAACAACGTTTCAAAAGGGCTTTTCAGCCTTATCTATAGAGACAAATCAACTAAATCTTCAACAATCCAATCAGTCTGTGGACAATTTAAAAAAAGCAGTAGAATTGAATCCAAATGACAATCAATTAATTCAAGAATTGGAGAGGGCTCAAGAGGAACAAAAAATATTCTTAGAGCAATCAGAAACTTTAAAAAATGAGGATTATGCAGCTTTTACTAATCTACAATATCAACTAGATAGTTCACGACTAGAGCAAATATCTGAAAAAGATTCAGAAGAATATAAAAAGTTAAAAATAAATCTAAAATATTATGAATCTGTAAAAGGAGTAGCTGGCTCCCCTAGTCCATATATAAACAGTACGGATGAGTCTGCTTTTACTATAGGAAGTTCTATGATGGCCTGGTTATCATCAACTGTTATTTTTGTATTATTGACAGTTTTAGTCTCCGATTCAATAAGTGCTGAAATTGAAAGTTCTCAAATTAGATTTTATCATTTAATGGGTGCTAAGAATCCTAAAAATTTATTACTTAAATTATGTGTTCCAATTGTAGTTACCTTTTCACTAACCATAATGATTTTCTTTTGTCTGTATATTATAAAAGGAATGATGAACAGTTTTGGGACTTTGGAGTATCCATATTTAACGATTGATGGTGATATACTACCAATTTGGAAAGTGACGTTGTATACAATAGTGCTATATTTGGTATCTTTATTATTTATTGCCTCTTTGGGTCAATTTTTAGGTCTGGTATTCAAAAAAAGCTTAGTTGTCATTGGATTGATTGTAGTTTGTCTAACGAGTTTTATGACATTGTCGCAAGAAGAATGGTTTCGCCCTTTTAAAAAGTTTTTTCCCTTCGAATATCTAGGCTATGGTCAAGTAGTTAATGATAAACAAATTCTTCCTCAACATGCTGTTTTAATTGGCGTATGTTACCTATTGATATTTAGTTTTTTGTTTATTGTAATTTCAAATCATCTGTATAAAAATTATTATTACAGGAAAGGATGA
- the miaA gene encoding tRNA (adenosine(37)-N6)-dimethylallyltransferase MiaA, giving the protein MKTKIIVIVGPTAVGKTALSLDLAERFSGEIISGDSQQVYRNLDIGTAKATKEEQARAPHHLLDVRDVTEGYSAYDFVAEARRAIKEIVGRGKLPIIAGGTGLYLQSLLEGYHLGGKVSHEAILAYRKELECLSDEVLFEKIAELGVEIPQINRRRAMRQLEIAHFGQELKNQEPAYEVLLIGLNDERARLYERINQRVDDMMEQGLLEEAKWLYDTYPDVQAVKGIGYKEFFPYFKGEITLEESIECLKQNTRRFAKRQLTWFRNRMQIPFYQISEPDYKDRIHHQVERFLKEKGLEHLD; this is encoded by the coding sequence ATGAAAACAAAAATAATTGTAATTGTAGGTCCAACGGCGGTTGGAAAAACAGCCCTAAGTTTAGACTTGGCGGAGCGATTTTCAGGGGAGATTATCAGCGGAGATAGTCAACAGGTTTATCGGAATCTCGATATCGGCACTGCTAAGGCGACTAAGGAAGAACAGGCTCGTGCTCCCCATCATTTGCTTGATGTGCGAGATGTGACAGAAGGCTATTCCGCCTATGATTTTGTTGCAGAAGCTAGGCGGGCGATAAAGGAGATTGTAGGACGTGGAAAACTGCCTATTATCGCTGGAGGGACGGGGCTTTACCTGCAAAGTCTGCTAGAAGGCTACCATTTGGGAGGAAAGGTTTCTCACGAGGCGATACTAGCCTATCGCAAGGAGCTGGAGTGTTTGTCAGATGAGGTTTTATTTGAGAAAATAGCAGAGCTGGGGGTGGAAATTCCCCAAATCAATCGCCGTCGTGCGATGCGTCAACTTGAAATTGCTCATTTTGGTCAAGAGTTAAAAAATCAAGAACCAGCCTATGAAGTGTTGCTGATTGGTTTAAACGATGAGCGCGCTCGCTTGTATGAGCGAATCAATCAGCGAGTGGATGACATGATGGAGCAAGGATTGTTAGAGGAGGCAAAATGGCTCTATGACACCTATCCTGATGTTCAGGCTGTCAAGGGAATCGGTTACAAAGAGTTCTTCCCTTATTTTAAGGGAGAAATAACCCTAGAAGAATCTATCGAATGCCTCAAGCAAAATACGAGACGCTTTGCCAAACGCCAGTTAACCTGGTTTCGCAACCGCATGCAGATCCCTTTTTATCAGATTTCAGAGCCAGATTACAAGGATAGGATTCACCATCAGGTAGAGAGATTTTTAAAGGAAAAAGGACTGGAGCATCTTGATTGA
- a CDS encoding chromate transporter, with the protein MLLDLFLTFVKIGLLSIGGGYASLPYIQSLIVEGKGWLDSTTYGDLLTISQMTPGPLAINSASFVGMKVAGPVGAVVATLGNVLPSFVIVLIFSMIYYRYKNLNGVQLVMKAIRPVVVALIASVAYSLVVMLGGDTSSVYQFILLILAFVIVRSKKINTIWVIFGTGLVNLLLGLLL; encoded by the coding sequence ATGCTCCTTGACTTATTTTTAACCTTTGTAAAAATTGGCCTTTTGAGCATTGGAGGAGGTTATGCGTCACTCCCCTACATCCAAAGCCTGATAGTCGAGGGGAAGGGATGGCTAGATAGTACGACTTACGGAGATTTACTGACTATTTCGCAAATGACCCCAGGACCTCTGGCTATCAATTCCGCTAGCTTTGTGGGAATGAAGGTAGCAGGACCAGTCGGTGCTGTCGTTGCGACGTTGGGCAATGTTCTCCCCTCTTTTGTCATTGTCCTAATTTTTTCCATGATTTATTACCGCTATAAAAATTTAAACGGTGTACAGTTGGTTATGAAAGCCATTCGTCCAGTTGTGGTGGCTCTGATTGCCTCTGTGGCTTACAGCTTAGTGGTGATGTTGGGAGGAGATACCAGCTCTGTTTACCAGTTTATTTTACTGATTTTAGCCTTTGTAATTGTTCGCAGTAAGAAAATCAATACGATATGGGTCATCTTTGGAACAGGACTGGTCAATCTCCTCCTTGGTTTGCTACTGTAA
- a CDS encoding helix-turn-helix domain-containing protein, producing MVQMLGSRLKNKRKELGMTQSELAEGICEQSQISRIEKTDFAPSSDILYLLSKKMGVTMEYFFDESMKETSSTLDQFKKAVEKALKTRDYELVVYLVELESERDHLLSKEDEVYLEYLKAIVLFHVNELKIEAIEKLENLILDTKPQYPFYLDFFNVLTFFYFEMDRMKEYKELYQFLLKNVKQLDLSRIDHFHKYIKIRYNYARSLVNSQQMQEAIKEITEVIELCKEADSNYLLADLLCQLARAGEKFLNQAEILEYYHQAEALYKIYDSYVLQLQLKQYLAENFGEK from the coding sequence ATGGTTCAAATGCTGGGAAGTCGGCTCAAAAATAAACGAAAAGAATTAGGCATGACTCAAAGTGAGCTGGCAGAAGGGATTTGTGAACAAAGTCAAATCAGCCGGATTGAAAAGACGGACTTTGCTCCAAGTTCGGATATTCTTTACCTCCTGTCGAAAAAAATGGGAGTGACCATGGAGTATTTCTTTGATGAAAGTATGAAGGAAACCTCTTCTACCTTAGATCAGTTTAAAAAAGCGGTTGAAAAAGCTTTGAAAACTCGTGATTATGAATTAGTTGTTTATCTAGTAGAATTAGAGTCAGAAAGAGACCATCTACTATCCAAAGAAGACGAAGTTTACCTAGAGTACCTCAAAGCAATTGTCTTATTTCATGTGAACGAATTAAAAATAGAGGCTATCGAGAAACTAGAAAATCTAATTTTAGATACGAAACCCCAATATCCCTTTTATTTAGATTTTTTCAATGTATTAACCTTCTTTTACTTTGAAATGGATCGAATGAAAGAGTATAAAGAACTCTATCAATTTTTACTAAAAAATGTCAAGCAGCTTGATCTTTCTAGAATAGATCATTTTCATAAATATATCAAAATACGCTATAACTATGCTCGTTCTTTGGTGAATAGTCAACAAATGCAAGAAGCGATTAAGGAAATTACGGAAGTTATTGAACTTTGTAAGGAAGCCGATAGCAATTATTTACTGGCAGATTTATTATGCCAGTTAGCTAGGGCAGGAGAAAAATTTTTAAATCAAGCAGAAATATTAGAGTATTATCATCAGGCAGAAGCCCTCTATAAGATTTATGACAGCTATGTTTTACAGTTACAGTTGAAACAATATTTAGCAGAAAATTTTGGCGAAAAATGA
- a CDS encoding DUF3042 family protein has protein sequence MAKNFAKGLLTGVAGTVAAVAGAVYAIKKKVIEPEEQKAAFIEENRKKAARRRVSH, from the coding sequence ATGGCTAAAAATTTTGCAAAAGGTTTGCTTACAGGTGTCGCTGGAACAGTTGCAGCTGTTGCAGGTGCGGTCTATGCCATCAAAAAGAAAGTGATTGAGCCAGAAGAGCAAAAAGCTGCCTTCATCGAAGAAAACCGCAAAAAAGCTGCACGCCGTCGCGTCTCACATTAA
- a CDS encoding chromate transporter encodes MLWKLFKTTFMISAFTFGGGYVIVPLMKTSFVDRLGWIEEEEMLDLIALAQTSPGAIAVNSSIAIGYRMAGVLGALIAMLATVLPPMVILMGMYVLYDAVKRNPLVASLLKGMQVGVCAIILDVVVDLVMGLGKQKGVTHWVTFTCALVLTLFFKVNLLVVIFSMTLLGLVLGTIERRWRTADAP; translated from the coding sequence ATGCTTTGGAAATTATTTAAAACCACCTTTATGATTAGCGCTTTTACATTTGGTGGTGGTTATGTGATTGTTCCACTAATGAAAACATCCTTTGTCGATCGATTGGGCTGGATTGAAGAGGAAGAGATGCTAGATTTGATTGCCTTAGCACAGACATCGCCTGGGGCTATCGCGGTCAATAGCTCTATTGCCATTGGTTATCGGATGGCTGGTGTACTAGGGGCTTTAATCGCTATGCTAGCAACTGTCTTACCTCCGATGGTTATTCTCATGGGAATGTATGTTTTGTATGATGCGGTCAAAAGAAATCCTCTTGTAGCCAGTCTTCTCAAAGGAATGCAGGTGGGCGTGTGTGCCATTATTCTTGATGTGGTCGTGGACTTGGTAATGGGCTTGGGAAAGCAAAAAGGAGTGACTCATTGGGTAACCTTTACGTGTGCCCTTGTTTTGACCTTGTTTTTTAAGGTCAATCTGTTAGTGGTTATTTTCAGCATGACCCTACTAGGGCTAGTTCTGGGTACAATCGAGAGAAGATGGAGGACTGCAGATGCTCCTTGA
- a CDS encoding cystathionine beta-lyase: protein MTDYIQLALDYGGFTSLDRVYLANRLKELKEEEKLRFVTPPPSVLNAYFAELYQKKSPLEATYYFLDVSKAFQLWNEEPSFNEEKPFIRLNLSGKSYGFCYETEELARVFPEKKEAISPELCFEIAQIFPDFLVYEENGKIYLELAPQEEIIRERQELTALTNLELLADGHTKLVGYNQEELVTLAANYEGNCYYRSQNRLAMLYIK, encoded by the coding sequence ATGACTGATTATATCCAGTTAGCCCTAGATTATGGCGGTTTTACTAGTCTAGATCGGGTGTATCTAGCCAATCGCTTAAAAGAGTTGAAGGAGGAGGAAAAATTGCGTTTTGTGACCCCTCCCCCTTCTGTTCTCAATGCTTATTTTGCAGAACTGTATCAGAAAAAGAGTCCGCTTGAGGCGACGTACTATTTTTTAGACGTTAGCAAGGCCTTTCAATTGTGGAATGAAGAACCAAGTTTTAATGAGGAAAAGCCCTTTATTCGCTTGAATTTATCTGGGAAATCCTATGGTTTTTGCTATGAAACAGAAGAGCTAGCCCGAGTCTTTCCAGAAAAGAAAGAAGCGATCAGTCCTGAGTTGTGTTTTGAGATTGCTCAGATTTTTCCGGACTTTTTAGTCTATGAGGAGAACGGAAAGATTTATTTAGAACTAGCTCCTCAGGAAGAAATCATCCGAGAAAGACAGGAGTTGACCGCCTTGACGAACTTGGAACTCTTAGCAGATGGGCATACAAAATTAGTCGGCTATAACCAAGAGGAATTGGTCACTTTGGCGGCGAACTATGAAGGTAACTGCTATTATCGTTCGCAAAATCGTTTAGCAATGCTATACATAAAATAG